CAGCAATCGTTCGCCCAGGCCCAAAGGATAGGCCGGCATCGCCTACCCATTCGATAGCGCATTCGGCCGCCGCACTGGAAAGCCCGGCGCGACGGGGCCGCGGACGATGCCCCCCGATGCTCGGCTAGGTCGGGAGTCCCCTTCGGCCCGCGGGGACGATGACCGGGCATGCCCCTTCGCGGAGCGGCGTCGCCTCCCCGCTCGCCCGCGGCGCGTCCGGTCCGCCACGGGCCCACGGATGCCGGGCGCCGGCCCTCCCGGTCTCCCGCATCGGCGCCTCCCGCCGCCCTGTCGCCCCAGGGTCGACGGCCCCGTCCGGCTCAGCCTATGGTGCGGCGGGAGGACCGTGACGTGGGGGATACGGACGCAGGCAAGGCGAAGCTCGTCGCGCGCATCCGCCGGGTCATGGGACAGGCTGGGGCCGTGGAGCGGTCGATCGTCGACGAGGGCGACACCCTGGAGCTGCTCATGCTCCTGTCGGCGTTGAGCGGGGCGATCGACGGCCTGACGGCCGAGGTGATGGAACGGCACGTCCGCCGGACCCTGGCGGACCCGGCGACCGACCCGGATCCGGGCCGAGCCGACGGGGCGAGCGTCCTGATCAAGGCGATCCGGACGTACATGAAGTGACCGGGCGCCGAATCCGGATCTCGCCAGCAGCGGCTGCCCGGGGACGTGTGCGTGGCCCGGCCATCGTCCGACCGAGGCGTTCATCGACGGCAGGACGCGAGGTTTCGGCGGACGCGCGCCCCGGCGCCGCGGCCGGGTCCCCCGGATCGAGTTCCCGTCCGTCGGCAAGGTGCGCCGATGCGAACCACGGCGGACGCAGCGGTGCCGGCTCACGCCCTCGCCAGGGGCGCCGCCCAGCGGCAGAAAAGGGTCACGGGCGCCCGACGGGCCCACGGCGCCGGCCCGTCCGTCGCCGATCGCGGCGCCCCGTCAGCCACCGCCGATCCCTGCAGGACCCACAAG
This window of the Methylobacterium tardum genome carries:
- a CDS encoding metal-sensing transcriptional repressor translates to MGDTDAGKAKLVARIRRVMGQAGAVERSIVDEGDTLELLMLLSALSGAIDGLTAEVMERHVRRTLADPATDPDPGRADGASVLIKAIRTYMK